The window TTCGATTTGCATTTGTGTTTGTATCTGTGAAAATTTGGTTGTGAAATTGTGAAATTTAAGGGTGAAAGATTTGAAATTTGAAATGTGGATTGTGAAAATGAGAAGTGTTGTTGAGGAGTTACTGTTTGGAGGTCTGATCCTCTATGATCTTTGATTCGAAGTTGTGAGCTTTTTTTATTTCGAAGTTATGAGTGGCAGGTCTTTTGATTTCTGTACTGTTTCGATTCAATTCTGTTGCTTTTGCTTTCGGATTGTTGTTTATGTTACTGTACTTTACTCTTGCGTTATTTCGGTTAGTGTGGAAGTGTGGCGAGTATCATAATGTGGAGTTTGGAATGTAGAGTAGAGTAGAGCATATATGTTGTGATGTATGCTATAGACTGTGATTTAAAATTTGCTTGACTTAATTGGTAGTTTCTTGTAGTTATGCGTGATGAATTGGTGAATCGAGAAATGAGCATTCAGTTGTCTGTGAATGTGGAAGTTTTACCACAAAGATTTGATCGAGATTTTGTGATGTTTCAGGTACAAGGGTATATCTCACTATGAAGGACCAGAGTCTGGTAATCACACTGCCCTCCCATGCCCTGGTGAGCTCCTTACTGAGGAGCATCACAGTAACTATGGTGAGCCTTGGGCAGGTGGGCGAGATGTTTTTGAGTTCCTTGCTCAATCAAGTCATCTGAAGCCTGATTCAAAGGTACTTGAGATTGGCTGTGGTACTCTCCGAGTTGGTTTGCATTTCATCCGCTATCTTCGTCCTGGACACTTCCACTGTCTCGAAAGAGACGAGCTCTCATTAATGGCTGCCTTTAGATATGAGCTTCCTTCTCAAGGTCTTCTGCATAAGCGCCCTTTAATTGTGAAAGGTGACAACATGGACTTCTCTAGATTTGGTTCACATGTTGTGTATGACTTGATCTATGCTAGTGCTGTGTTTCTTCATATGCCTGGTGATCTTGTGTGGACTGGGTTGGAGAGATTGACAACTAAATTGAAACCTTTTGATGGGCGTATCTTTGTGTCTCATAATATCAAGTTCTGCTCACGATTGGGAAGAGAAGAGTGTACAAAACGGCTTACGAGGCTGGGCCTGGAGTATGTCGGAAAACATACACACGACAGCTTGCTGTTTAATCATTATGAGATCTGGTTCGAGTTTAAGCGGACAAGGGCTTAGAGTTTGCATTCATTTATTCATTTGTGTTTCGGGTCCTAACTAATGTGCATGATGTGAAGCAGTGGGTGGCTGCAGTGCTGTTGTAGTATTGGTTTGACATCTCTGGCCACCTTTCTTTAAAGATCAAGCCGTAACTTCCTATTTATGAGTGTAGGTTTTAG of the Fragaria vesca subsp. vesca linkage group LG6, FraVesHawaii_1.0, whole genome shotgun sequence genome contains:
- the LOC101314288 gene encoding uncharacterized protein LOC101314288: MALSPSKGIVVTIPVLVLTASLAAVFFFLLLSSFSSCTCGGGRVAVAGVPSAPVSGGGDAATERERESGGETIRSSEEDVEWVKDQIRVNGLHMQDNVLRKGINPRTRAQQLQDLLQYKGISHYEGPESGNHTALPCPGELLTEEHHSNYGEPWAGGRDVFEFLAQSSHLKPDSKVLEIGCGTLRVGLHFIRYLRPGHFHCLERDELSLMAAFRYELPSQGLLHKRPLIVKGDNMDFSRFGSHVVYDLIYASAVFLHMPGDLVWTGLERLTTKLKPFDGRIFVSHNIKFCSRLGREECTKRLTRLGLEYVGKHTHDSLLFNHYEIWFEFKRTRA